One window of the Streptomyces asoensis genome contains the following:
- a CDS encoding SGNH/GDSL hydrolase family protein, whose amino-acid sequence MQTNPTHTSLVALGDSFTEGMSDLLPDGSYRGWADLLAARMAARAPGFRYANLAVRGKLIGQIVEEQVPVATAMGADVITLVGGLNDTLRPKCDMGRVKDLLTEAVERLTPACRELVLMRSPGRQGPVLERFRPRMEELFVHVEELAQRHGALVVDLYGAPSLGDPRMWDIDRLHLTAEGHRRVAEAVWQSLGHDPEDTEWHTPMAATLPPGWAARRVADARFARQYLLPWIGRRLTGRSSGDGLPPKRPDLLPYEGQA is encoded by the coding sequence ATGCAGACGAATCCCACACACACCAGCCTGGTCGCCCTCGGCGACTCCTTCACCGAGGGCATGTCGGACCTGCTGCCCGACGGCTCCTACCGAGGGTGGGCGGACCTCCTCGCCGCGCGGATGGCCGCCCGCGCCCCCGGCTTCCGGTACGCCAACCTGGCGGTGCGCGGAAAGCTGATCGGGCAGATCGTCGAGGAGCAGGTGCCGGTGGCCACCGCGATGGGCGCCGACGTGATCACCCTGGTCGGCGGCCTCAACGACACCCTGCGCCCCAAGTGCGACATGGGCCGCGTGAAGGACCTGCTGACGGAGGCCGTGGAGCGCCTGACCCCCGCGTGCAGGGAGCTGGTGCTGATGCGCAGCCCGGGCCGGCAGGGGCCGGTCCTGGAGCGGTTCAGGCCGCGCATGGAGGAGCTGTTCGTGCATGTCGAGGAGCTGGCGCAGCGGCACGGCGCGCTCGTCGTCGACCTGTACGGCGCCCCGTCCCTCGGCGACCCGCGCATGTGGGACATCGACCGGCTGCACCTGACGGCGGAGGGCCACCGCCGGGTCGCGGAGGCGGTCTGGCAGAGCCTCGGGCACGACCCCGAGGACACCGAGTGGCACACGCCGATGGCGGCCACGCTGCCGCCGGGCTGGGCCGCCCGCCGCGTCGCGGACGCGCGGTTCGCCCGGCAGTACCTCCTCCCCTGGATAGGCCGCCGCCTGACCGGCCGGTCCTCCGGGGACGGCCTGCCGCCGAAACGGCCCGATCTGCTGCCGTACGAGGGTCAGGCGTAG
- a CDS encoding ABC transporter permease: protein MLKATLRSFLAHKGRLLLSALAVVLSVAFVAGSLIFSDTVTRTFDRLFASTSADVTVGPSDDLNASVPTGAVQTVPASLAKEVARVDGVASTHADVSVENITVVDDENKSVGPTTGAPTIATDWYVTDRSPVKLTSGHAPQGAGEAMLDADTADKKHVKIGDTLTVMAQPGTFKVKIVGIATFTTTNPGAALVFLDPATAARQLLGSPDKATSISVDAAQGVSDSALERRVAAAVGTGPYDVKTADEQAKSSAEALGGFLDVIKYVMLGFAGIAVLVGVFLIVNTFSMLIAQRTRELGLLRALGADRRQVRRSVLTEAVLLGLVGSTLGLAAGIGLAAGLIKLMSAFGMNLKTTEMVVGWATPVAAYVVGVGVTFVAAYLPARRAATVSPMAALADADIAGVGRPLKVRAVVGAVVGALGAAALAGCVSSSKTASAASLLGLGVVLTLIATVIAGPLLVRPVIRVLGGAFPALFGSVGRMSQRNALRNPRRTGATAAALMVGLALVGGMSVASASMSKSFDQQIDKTLGADFVVQNANFTPFSQEVTDAVRDTEGVGLVVRQRFAPIAVRLPDGKRVETTASGYDDRVDDVAHITYTEGDTAAALADGAIGMDVDFAKDHGVRLGSVLPVEFPGDRTTSLKVGALTDQDAGDGFGMQGGLFLGIATVEKYVPGGQDSALYVNAASGTSGDQLRPRLEKTLDAYPQVQARDQADYKKLVHDQIAVLLYLVYALLGLAIVIAVLGVVNTLALSVVERTREIGLLRAIGLGRRQLRRMIRLESVVIAVFGAVLGLALGLVWGVCIQQVLELQGMKALAIPWGTIVAVVVGSAVVGVVAALLPALRASRMNVLAAIAHE from the coding sequence GTGCTGAAAGCCACCCTCAGGAGCTTCCTCGCGCACAAGGGGCGGCTGCTGCTGTCCGCGCTCGCCGTCGTCCTCTCGGTGGCGTTCGTCGCGGGCAGCCTGATCTTCTCCGACACGGTGACGCGCACCTTCGACCGGCTCTTCGCGTCCACATCGGCGGATGTGACGGTCGGGCCCAGCGACGACCTGAACGCCTCCGTGCCGACCGGCGCGGTACAGACCGTGCCCGCCTCCCTCGCCAAGGAGGTGGCCCGCGTCGACGGGGTCGCGTCGACCCACGCGGACGTGAGCGTGGAGAACATCACGGTCGTGGACGACGAGAACAAGTCCGTCGGGCCGACCACGGGCGCGCCCACCATCGCCACCGACTGGTACGTCACCGACCGCAGCCCGGTGAAGCTGACCTCCGGCCACGCCCCGCAGGGCGCGGGTGAGGCCATGCTCGACGCCGACACCGCCGACAAGAAGCACGTGAAGATCGGCGACACACTCACCGTGATGGCCCAGCCGGGCACGTTCAAGGTGAAGATCGTCGGCATCGCCACCTTCACCACCACCAACCCGGGCGCGGCCCTGGTCTTCCTCGACCCCGCGACCGCCGCCAGGCAGCTGCTCGGATCGCCGGACAAGGCCACGAGCATCTCCGTCGACGCGGCGCAGGGGGTGAGCGATTCGGCGCTCGAGCGGCGCGTCGCCGCCGCGGTCGGTACCGGGCCGTACGACGTGAAGACCGCCGACGAGCAGGCGAAGTCGTCGGCGGAGGCGCTGGGCGGGTTCCTCGACGTGATCAAGTACGTGATGCTCGGCTTCGCCGGGATCGCCGTCCTGGTCGGTGTGTTCCTGATCGTCAACACGTTCTCGATGCTGATCGCCCAGCGCACCCGTGAGCTGGGCCTGCTGCGCGCCCTGGGCGCCGACCGCCGTCAGGTGCGCCGCTCGGTGCTCACCGAGGCGGTGCTGCTCGGTCTCGTGGGCTCCACGCTCGGCCTCGCCGCCGGCATCGGCCTGGCGGCCGGGCTGATCAAGCTCATGAGCGCGTTCGGCATGAACCTCAAGACCACCGAGATGGTCGTCGGCTGGGCGACCCCGGTGGCGGCGTACGTCGTCGGCGTCGGCGTCACCTTCGTGGCGGCCTACCTCCCGGCCCGGCGCGCCGCGACCGTGTCGCCGATGGCGGCCCTCGCGGACGCGGACATCGCCGGAGTGGGGCGGCCGCTGAAGGTGCGCGCGGTGGTGGGCGCGGTCGTCGGCGCGCTGGGTGCGGCGGCGCTCGCCGGCTGTGTGAGCTCCTCGAAGACGGCGTCCGCGGCGTCCCTGCTGGGCCTGGGTGTCGTGCTCACGCTCATCGCCACCGTCATCGCGGGACCGCTGCTCGTCCGTCCGGTGATCCGCGTCCTCGGCGGTGCCTTCCCCGCGCTGTTCGGCTCGGTCGGCCGGATGAGCCAGCGCAACGCCCTGCGCAATCCGCGCCGTACCGGTGCCACGGCGGCCGCGTTGATGGTCGGCCTCGCCCTGGTGGGCGGGATGTCGGTGGCGAGCGCCTCGATGTCCAAGTCCTTCGACCAGCAGATCGACAAGACGCTGGGCGCCGACTTCGTCGTCCAGAACGCCAACTTCACGCCGTTCTCCCAAGAGGTCACGGACGCGGTGCGCGACACCGAGGGCGTCGGACTCGTCGTACGGCAGCGGTTCGCGCCGATCGCCGTACGGCTGCCCGACGGCAAGCGCGTCGAGACGACCGCCTCCGGTTACGACGACCGGGTCGACGACGTCGCGCACATCACGTACACCGAGGGCGACACGGCGGCCGCGCTGGCCGACGGCGCCATCGGCATGGACGTCGACTTCGCCAAGGACCACGGGGTGCGGCTGGGCAGCGTGCTCCCGGTGGAGTTCCCCGGCGACCGGACCACGTCGCTGAAGGTCGGCGCGCTCACCGACCAGGACGCCGGCGACGGGTTCGGCATGCAGGGCGGGCTGTTCCTCGGGATCGCCACCGTCGAGAAGTACGTGCCCGGCGGGCAGGACTCCGCGTTGTACGTGAACGCGGCCTCGGGCACGAGCGGCGACCAGCTGCGTCCCCGCCTGGAGAAGACGCTCGACGCGTATCCGCAGGTACAGGCGCGTGACCAGGCCGACTACAAGAAGCTGGTGCACGACCAGATCGCCGTGCTGCTGTACCTGGTGTACGCGCTGCTCGGGCTCGCGATCGTCATCGCGGTGCTCGGTGTGGTCAACACCCTGGCGCTGTCGGTGGTGGAACGGACCCGGGAGATCGGGCTGCTGCGTGCGATCGGGCTGGGCCGGCGTCAGTTGCGCCGGATGATCCGGCTGGAATCGGTCGTGATCGCGGTGTTCGGCGCGGTGCTGGGCCTGGCGCTCGGGCTGGTGTGGGGCGTGTGCATACAGCAGGTGCTGGAGCTTCAGGGCATGAAGGCCCTCGCCATCCCGTGGGGCACGATCGTCGCGGTCGTGGTGGGTTCCGCGGTCGTCGGTGTCGTGGCGGCGCTGCTGCCCGCCTTGCGCGCCTCCCGGATGAACGTGCTGGCCGCGATCGCGCACGAGTGA
- the purB gene encoding adenylosuccinate lyase, with product MTSAPAKPRIPNVLAGRYASAELATLWSPEHKVKLERQLWLAVLRAQKDLGIEVPDSAISDYERVLDTVDLASIAEREKVTRHDVKARIEEFNDLAGHEQVHKGMTSRDLTENVEQLQIRLSLELVRDRTVAVLARLGKLAGEYGELVIAGRSHNVAAQATTLGKRFATAADELLVAYGRVEELLGRYPLRGIKGPVGTAQDMLDLLGGDAAKLSELEDRIAGHLGFSQAFTSVGQVYPRSLDYEVVTALVQLAAAPSSLAKTIRLMAGHELVTEGFKPGQVGSSAMPHKMNTRSCERVNGLMVILRGYASMTGELAGDQWNEGDVSCSVVRRVALPDAFFALDGLLETFLTVLDEFGAFPAVVARELDRYLPFLATTKVLMGAVRAGVGREVAHEAIKENAVASALAMREQGAERNELLDKLAADERLPLDRAQLDALMADKLSFTGAAAAQVATVVGRVEEIVKQRPEAAGYTPGAIL from the coding sequence GTGACTTCCGCTCCCGCCAAGCCCCGTATCCCCAACGTCCTCGCCGGACGCTACGCCTCCGCCGAGCTCGCCACGCTCTGGTCGCCCGAGCACAAGGTGAAGCTGGAGCGTCAGCTCTGGCTCGCCGTGCTGCGGGCTCAGAAGGACCTCGGGATCGAGGTGCCGGATTCGGCGATCTCCGACTACGAGCGTGTCCTGGACACCGTCGACCTGGCCTCCATCGCCGAGCGCGAGAAGGTCACCCGGCACGACGTGAAGGCCCGGATCGAGGAGTTCAACGACCTCGCCGGCCATGAGCAGGTCCACAAGGGCATGACGTCCCGTGACCTGACGGAGAACGTCGAGCAGCTCCAGATCCGGCTCTCGCTGGAGCTCGTCCGCGACCGCACGGTGGCCGTGCTGGCGCGTCTCGGCAAGCTGGCCGGCGAGTACGGCGAGCTCGTCATCGCCGGGCGCTCCCACAACGTGGCCGCGCAGGCCACGACCCTCGGCAAGCGGTTCGCGACCGCCGCCGACGAGCTGCTCGTCGCGTACGGACGGGTCGAGGAGCTGCTCGGGCGCTACCCGCTGCGCGGCATCAAGGGCCCGGTCGGCACCGCCCAGGACATGCTCGACCTGCTCGGGGGCGACGCCGCCAAGCTCAGCGAGCTGGAGGACCGGATCGCCGGTCACCTGGGCTTCTCGCAGGCGTTCACGTCCGTCGGCCAGGTCTACCCGCGGTCGCTGGACTACGAGGTCGTCACCGCGCTGGTGCAGCTCGCGGCGGCCCCCTCCTCGCTGGCGAAGACGATCCGGCTGATGGCCGGGCACGAGCTGGTGACCGAGGGGTTCAAGCCCGGCCAGGTCGGCTCCTCGGCGATGCCGCACAAGATGAACACCCGCTCCTGCGAGCGCGTCAACGGCCTGATGGTCATCCTGCGCGGCTACGCGTCGATGACCGGCGAGCTGGCGGGCGACCAGTGGAACGAGGGCGACGTGTCCTGCTCGGTGGTGCGCCGGGTCGCGCTGCCGGACGCGTTCTTCGCGCTCGACGGTCTGCTGGAGACGTTCCTGACGGTGCTCGACGAGTTCGGCGCCTTCCCGGCGGTCGTCGCCCGGGAGCTGGACCGCTACCTGCCGTTCCTCGCCACCACCAAGGTGCTGATGGGCGCGGTGCGCGCGGGCGTCGGCCGTGAGGTCGCGCACGAGGCGATCAAGGAGAACGCCGTCGCCTCGGCGCTGGCGATGCGCGAGCAGGGTGCCGAGCGCAACGAGCTGCTGGACAAGCTGGCCGCCGACGAGCGGCTCCCGCTCGACCGTGCCCAGCTGGATGCGCTGATGGCCGACAAGCTGTCCTTCACGGGTGCCGCGGCGGCCCAGGTGGCCACGGTCGTCGGCCGGGTCGAGGAGATCGTGAAGCAGCGTCCGGAGGCGGCCGGCTACACCCCGGGAGCGATCCTCTGA
- a CDS encoding ABC transporter ATP-binding protein: MSTPAAEHAPGLASAGGIAARARGLTKAYGSGETTVLALDSVDVDIARGRFTAVMGPSGSGKSTLMHCLAGLDTVSAGQVWIGDTEITGLKDRELTRLRRDRIGFMFQSFNLIPTLNAAENITLPMDIAGQKPDQKWLDQVIDTLGLRDRLKHRPSQLSGGQQQRVACARALASRPELIFADEPTGNLDSRAGLEVLAFLREAVDQLGQTVVMVTHDPGAAAHSDLVLFLADGRIVDEMERPTADAVLERMKRFDVIRAQSDGESGGADIPATDADATAPGTDAKEK, translated from the coding sequence TTGTCCACACCTGCTGCGGAGCACGCCCCCGGTCTGGCTTCGGCCGGCGGGATCGCGGCCCGCGCCCGCGGTCTGACCAAGGCGTACGGCTCGGGCGAGACCACGGTGCTCGCCCTGGACTCGGTGGACGTGGACATCGCGCGCGGCCGCTTTACCGCCGTCATGGGGCCGTCCGGCTCCGGGAAGTCCACCCTGATGCACTGCCTCGCGGGCCTCGACACGGTGTCGGCCGGCCAGGTGTGGATCGGCGACACCGAGATCACGGGGCTGAAGGACCGGGAACTGACCCGGCTGCGACGGGACCGGATCGGGTTCATGTTCCAGTCGTTCAACCTGATCCCGACGCTGAACGCGGCCGAGAACATCACCCTGCCCATGGACATCGCGGGGCAGAAGCCCGACCAGAAGTGGCTGGACCAGGTGATCGACACGCTCGGCCTGCGGGACCGGCTGAAGCACCGGCCGTCGCAGCTGTCCGGCGGCCAGCAGCAGCGCGTGGCCTGCGCCCGGGCGCTCGCCTCCCGCCCCGAGCTGATCTTCGCCGACGAGCCGACCGGCAACCTGGACTCGCGCGCCGGGCTCGAGGTCCTCGCGTTCCTGCGGGAGGCCGTCGACCAGCTGGGGCAGACCGTCGTCATGGTCACCCATGACCCCGGCGCCGCCGCCCACTCCGACCTGGTGCTCTTCCTCGCGGACGGGCGGATCGTGGACGAGATGGAGCGGCCGACGGCGGACGCGGTGCTGGAACGGATGAAGCGCTTCGACGTGATCCGCGCCCAGTCCGACGGCGAGAGCGGCGGCGCCGACATCCCGGCCACCGACGCGGACGCCACCGCCCCCGGCACCGACGCCAAGGAGAAGTGA
- a CDS encoding GNAT family N-acetyltransferase codes for MSDLRIRAAGPEDLDTVLAFWKTSAEGTSISDDRSGVERLVARDPGALILAERGGELAGTVIAGFDGWRCHLYRLAVHPERRRQGIGSALLAAAEERFVRLGGRRGDAMVLTRNETAHHAWRAAGYAPEEKWRRWVKPLSD; via the coding sequence ATGAGCGATCTACGGATACGGGCCGCCGGCCCCGAGGACCTGGACACCGTGCTGGCCTTCTGGAAGACCTCCGCCGAGGGCACCAGCATCAGCGACGACCGGAGCGGGGTGGAGCGGCTGGTCGCGCGCGATCCGGGGGCGCTGATCCTGGCCGAGCGGGGCGGTGAGCTGGCCGGGACGGTGATCGCCGGGTTCGACGGATGGCGGTGCCATCTGTACCGGCTGGCGGTGCACCCGGAGCGCCGCCGCCAGGGCATCGGATCGGCGCTGCTGGCCGCCGCGGAGGAGCGGTTCGTGCGGCTGGGCGGGCGCCGTGGGGACGCGATGGTGCTCACCCGCAACGAAACGGCACATCATGCCTGGCGCGCTGCGGGGTACGCGCCCGAGGAGAAGTGGCGGCGCTGGGTGAAGCCGCTCAGCGACTGA
- a CDS encoding hemolysin family protein has protein sequence MTEVLLLLVAILLSLACGAFVAAEFSLTTVERSELERAVERGERGAPGALKAVRNLTFQLSGAQLGITVTNLVVGMLSEPSIAKLIAGPLESLGLSSSTSSSVALVLGTALSTVFLMVVGELVPKNWAISSPLAVAKRVGNAQRWFSAAFRPFITHLNNTANRIVRRFGVEPTEELAAARGPQELAALARHSAKEGALEADTAELFVRTLNLADLTAENVMTPRVQVIALDAAATCEDVANATRATGLSRFPVYRGNLDSVVGTAHIKDVLAIPAERRPRVPVSELMREPLLVPESLTVDRLLDRLSGKRTMAVVIDEYGGTAGVATLEDIVEEVVGEVRDEHDPHETSDLAAAGKDDEGRALYSADGAARTDQLARVGLHTPEGPYETLAGLLATELGRIPAVGDTVEVAGWRMDVVDASGRRAARVLLHAPLAPSEGFEQEAGK, from the coding sequence ATGACCGAAGTCCTGCTCCTCCTGGTCGCGATCCTGCTGTCGCTCGCGTGCGGCGCCTTCGTCGCCGCCGAGTTCTCGCTGACCACGGTCGAGCGCAGCGAACTGGAACGGGCGGTGGAGCGCGGCGAGCGCGGCGCTCCCGGAGCGCTCAAGGCCGTACGGAATCTCACCTTCCAGCTGTCCGGCGCCCAGCTCGGCATCACCGTCACCAACCTGGTGGTCGGCATGCTCTCCGAGCCGTCGATCGCCAAGCTGATCGCCGGGCCGCTGGAGTCGCTCGGCCTGTCGAGCAGCACGTCGAGCTCCGTCGCGCTGGTGCTGGGTACGGCCCTGTCGACCGTGTTCCTGATGGTCGTCGGCGAACTCGTGCCCAAGAACTGGGCGATCTCCTCCCCGCTGGCCGTCGCCAAGCGCGTGGGCAACGCGCAGCGCTGGTTCAGCGCCGCCTTCCGGCCCTTCATCACCCATCTCAACAACACCGCGAACCGCATCGTGCGCCGCTTCGGCGTGGAGCCCACCGAGGAACTCGCCGCCGCGCGCGGCCCCCAGGAGCTCGCGGCCCTGGCCCGGCACTCCGCGAAGGAGGGCGCCCTGGAGGCGGACACCGCGGAGTTGTTCGTGCGCACGCTGAACCTGGCCGATCTGACCGCGGAGAACGTGATGACCCCGCGCGTCCAGGTCATCGCCCTCGACGCGGCGGCGACCTGCGAGGACGTGGCGAACGCGACCCGGGCGACGGGCCTGTCCCGGTTCCCGGTGTACCGCGGCAACCTCGACTCGGTGGTCGGCACCGCGCACATCAAGGACGTGCTGGCGATCCCGGCGGAGCGCCGACCGCGCGTACCCGTCTCGGAGCTCATGCGTGAGCCGCTCCTCGTGCCCGAGTCGCTCACCGTGGACCGGCTGCTGGACCGGCTGTCCGGCAAGCGGACGATGGCCGTGGTCATCGACGAGTACGGCGGCACGGCGGGCGTGGCGACGCTGGAGGACATCGTCGAGGAGGTCGTCGGCGAGGTCCGCGACGAGCACGACCCGCACGAGACGTCCGACCTGGCCGCCGCGGGCAAGGACGACGAGGGCCGCGCGCTCTACTCGGCCGACGGCGCCGCCCGCACCGACCAGCTCGCGCGCGTGGGCCTGCACACCCCCGAGGGGCCGTACGAGACGCTCGCCGGCCTGCTCGCCACCGAGCTGGGCCGGATACCGGCGGTCGGCGACACCGTGGAGGTCGCGGGCTGGCGCATGGACGTGGTGGACGCCTCGGGCCGACGGGCCGCGCGCGTGCTGTTGCACGCGCCGCTCGCCCCGTCCGAGGGCTTTGAACAGGAGGCCGGGAAGTGA
- a CDS encoding toxin-antitoxin system, antitoxin component, producing the protein MAKTQLNVRVDEGTARAARERATARGMSVNRYIEELVRQDAGEVGHTFVEAASDFMKQYEAVFVEEFGADREGGTREGRR; encoded by the coding sequence ATGGCGAAGACCCAGCTGAACGTACGCGTCGACGAGGGCACGGCCCGCGCCGCCCGCGAGCGCGCCACGGCCCGTGGCATGAGCGTCAACCGCTACATAGAAGAGCTGGTCAGACAGGACGCCGGTGAAGTCGGCCACACGTTCGTCGAGGCCGCCAGCGACTTCATGAAGCAGTACGAGGCCGTGTTCGTGGAGGAGTTCGGCGCCGACCGCGAGGGCGGCACGCGCGAAGGTCGCCGCTGA
- the mug gene encoding G/U mismatch-specific DNA glycosylase, whose product MTRFTQAELEAARDRLVPDVVAGGLRVLFCGINPGLMTAATGHHFARPGNRFWPVLHLSGFTPRLLKPAEQQELLSYGLGITNVVARATARADELTAREYQDGGRLLAEKVTRLKPHWLAVVGVTAYRAAFDDRKAAVGPQERVIGDTRVWVLPNPSGLNAHWTAATMAEEFARLRVAAED is encoded by the coding sequence CTGACGCGCTTCACCCAGGCGGAGCTGGAGGCCGCCCGCGACCGTCTCGTACCGGACGTCGTCGCGGGCGGCCTGCGCGTGCTGTTCTGCGGCATCAACCCGGGCCTGATGACGGCGGCCACCGGCCACCACTTCGCCCGCCCGGGCAACCGCTTCTGGCCGGTGCTGCACCTGTCCGGCTTCACCCCGAGGCTGCTGAAGCCCGCCGAGCAGCAGGAACTGCTGTCCTACGGGCTCGGCATCACGAACGTGGTGGCGAGGGCGACCGCGCGGGCCGACGAGCTCACGGCGCGGGAGTACCAGGACGGCGGGCGGCTGCTGGCGGAGAAGGTGACCCGGCTGAAGCCCCACTGGCTGGCGGTGGTCGGCGTGACCGCGTACCGGGCGGCCTTCGACGACCGCAAGGCCGCGGTGGGCCCGCAGGAGCGGGTCATCGGGGACACCCGCGTGTGGGTGCTGCCGAATCCCAGCGGGCTGAACGCGCACTGGACGGCGGCGACGATGGCGGAGGAGTTCGCGCGGCTGCGGGTGGCGGCGGAGGACTGA
- a CDS encoding hemolysin family protein gives MIAVQLLIALATLVVNAFFVGAEFALISVRRSQIEQYLEGGAKGAQGDRRAKSVLWGLQHVSALMAAAQLGITLCTLILGVVAEPAIAHLLEPVFHAVGVPAGAGHAVSFVIALAVATYLHMLLGEMVPKNIALAEPVRSALLLGPPLVTLARALRPVIFAINAFANGLLKLLRIETKDEVAAAFSDAQLAQIVKDAGEAGLIDDRALERLHDALELGRRPVRDVVLPLEGVVYARVGVTPEELERLAAESGFSRFPVVDEGRRIVGYLHVKDALDASPRDTAFRLGDMRPIARVREATPLDDVLTAMRGTRTHLAAVLGSDGRLSGLVTMEDVLRELFGQRA, from the coding sequence GTGATCGCCGTCCAGTTGCTGATCGCACTGGCGACCCTCGTCGTCAACGCGTTCTTCGTCGGCGCCGAGTTCGCGCTGATCTCCGTACGCCGCTCCCAGATCGAGCAGTACCTCGAAGGCGGCGCGAAGGGCGCGCAGGGCGACCGACGCGCCAAGAGCGTGCTGTGGGGCCTCCAGCACGTGTCCGCCCTGATGGCGGCCGCGCAGCTCGGCATCACGCTGTGCACGCTGATCCTCGGTGTGGTCGCCGAACCCGCCATCGCGCACCTGCTGGAACCGGTGTTCCACGCGGTGGGCGTGCCCGCGGGCGCGGGACACGCGGTGTCGTTCGTGATCGCGCTGGCCGTGGCGACCTATCTGCACATGCTGCTCGGCGAGATGGTGCCGAAGAACATCGCGCTCGCGGAGCCGGTGCGCAGCGCGCTGCTGCTGGGACCGCCGCTGGTCACGCTGGCCCGGGCGCTGCGCCCGGTGATCTTCGCGATCAACGCCTTCGCGAACGGCCTGCTGAAGCTGCTGCGGATCGAGACCAAGGACGAGGTCGCCGCGGCCTTCTCGGACGCCCAGCTCGCCCAGATCGTCAAGGACGCGGGTGAGGCGGGTCTCATCGACGACCGCGCCCTGGAGCGGCTGCACGACGCCCTGGAGCTGGGCCGGCGCCCGGTGCGGGATGTCGTCCTGCCGCTGGAAGGGGTCGTCTACGCGCGCGTGGGCGTCACTCCGGAGGAACTGGAGCGGCTGGCGGCGGAGTCCGGGTTCTCCCGGTTCCCCGTGGTGGACGAGGGGCGCCGGATCGTCGGTTACCTGCACGTGAAGGACGCGCTGGACGCCTCGCCACGGGACACGGCGTTCCGGCTGGGCGACATGCGGCCCATCGCGCGCGTGCGGGAGGCGACACCGCTGGACGACGTCCTCACCGCGATGCGGGGCACCCGTACGCATCTGGCGGCCGTGCTCGGCTCCGACGGGCGGCTGTCCGGTCTGGTGACCATGGAGGACGTGTTGCGGGAGCTGTTCGGGCAGCGGGCGTGA